The genomic region ATACTGAAAGAGAAATGCTTCATCAGTTCACAGATGCTGAAATTAAGACAATAGTAATTGTAGCCAACTTTGCTGATAAATTACAAAACATTAAAGATAAGGTTCCAACGCTGAAGAATATCATCACAACTGAGTTGGGTGATTTATTAGCATTTCCAAAGAACTTGATCGTAAATGCAGTAGTTAAACACGTCAAGAAGATGGTGCCATCTTATGACTTACCTACAGCCGTAAAATTCAAGAAGGTTTTAAAAGAAGGAGCAAACTTTTCTTACAGAAAGCCTACACTTACAGGTAAGGATAATGCTTTCTTACAATATACAGGAGGTACAACAGGGGTAGCCAAAGGAGCTATTCTTACGCATAGAAATATTGTTGCTAACTTGGAACAATCGAACGCTTGGTTGCAAGGTGTTCTTAATGAAGGAGAGGAAATTGTAATCACAGCATTACCATTATATCACATCTTTGCACTTACAGTAAACTGTATGACAATGATGAAGATTGGGGCAAGAAATGTCTTGATTACGAACCCGAGGGATATGAATGGTTTTATCAAAGAGATTTCAGCCTATAAATTCTCGATCGTTACAGGTGTAAATACACTATTCAACGGCATGTTGAATCATAAAAAATTCCCTGATTTAGACTTCTCAGCATTAAAAGTAACCATTGGTGGTGGTATGGCGGTACAACAAGCTGTAGCCAAACGATGGGAAGAAGTGACAGGTTGTACTTTAGCTGAAGGCTATGGTTTAACAGAGACATCTCCAGTGGTTTGTGTACATCGCCTAGATAGCCCAAAAATTGGTACTATCGGTCTTCCATATCCATCAACGGATGTGAAAATTATGGATGAAAGTGGAGTAGAAGTAGCCATCGGAGAAGTAGGTGAACTTTGTGTTAAAGGCCCACAAGTGATGAAAGGTTATTGGAAAAGAGAGAAAGAAACTGAAGAAACTTTCTTTGACAATGGTTGGTTGAGAACAGGAGATATTGCAACGATGGATCACCATGGATACTTCAAAATTGTAGACCGTAAGAAAGATATGATTCTTGTGTCTGGCTTCAATGTTTACCCTAATGAGGTAGAGGATGTATTAGTAATGCATGACGGTGTGCTTGAATGTGCAGTAATTGGAGTACCTGATGATAAGTCTACAGAAGCAGTAAAATGTTTTGTTGTGAAAAAAGATCAACATTTAACAGCGGAGGCTTTAAAAGATTTCTGTAAGCAAAACCTTGCAGGGTATAAGGTACCAAGACATTACGAGT from Flammeovirga agarivorans harbors:
- a CDS encoding AMP-binding protein, coding for MEQNRPWYKHYADFTPQEINPDNYQSLIALFDESFKKFGDKIAYENMGGKLTYNEVNKQSENFASYLQNVCGMQKGDRIAIQMPNCLQYPIAMIGAIRAGMVVVNTNPLYTEREMLHQFTDAEIKTIVIVANFADKLQNIKDKVPTLKNIITTELGDLLAFPKNLIVNAVVKHVKKMVPSYDLPTAVKFKKVLKEGANFSYRKPTLTGKDNAFLQYTGGTTGVAKGAILTHRNIVANLEQSNAWLQGVLNEGEEIVITALPLYHIFALTVNCMTMMKIGARNVLITNPRDMNGFIKEISAYKFSIVTGVNTLFNGMLNHKKFPDLDFSALKVTIGGGMAVQQAVAKRWEEVTGCTLAEGYGLTETSPVVCVHRLDSPKIGTIGLPYPSTDVKIMDESGVEVAIGEVGELCVKGPQVMKGYWKREKETEETFFDNGWLRTGDIATMDHHGYFKIVDRKKDMILVSGFNVYPNEVEDVLVMHDGVLECAVIGVPDDKSTEAVKCFVVKKDQHLTAEALKDFCKQNLAGYKVPRHYEFRTELPKTNVGKILRRTLKEEELERTKKALH